A section of the Paenibacillus odorifer genome encodes:
- the essC gene encoding type VII secretion protein EssC — protein sequence MSYEFSRQPRFLPDMPRGEIDVPNPPMINEKPEISWFGILLPPIVMLIITVLIAMTSQSIYLLISVATTVMTLIGSLTGATSQIRKYKLKKKEREEKYLQFITDVRSDLSIAREQQVKAMNEMSPDPAECVQRISRRDNKLWEKTPSHNDFLALRIGVGSVPLELHIKYTKQAIILETDPLLMEPQRLAMEFEKVPNVPITVNLLTTEICGIAGESDKTAVLIKLMLLQLVTHHGYDDVRVIVLAAEDELEKWDWLKFVPHLWDDGFNIRFLLCGKAIAHQTLSEIYGSLKEREMRSLSGGVLPHYLFIVEDASLLENELISKYLYNGSVKLGVSTLFIAKNSAYLPMNCKTVIHLNGKNGEMANRLTGEKIVFTPDQADIKDLDLVARKLAPLRIKNSSANFSLPSSITLMEMLQNEKVSEVNVMLNWTRNKTYMGMSVPIGVRAGGEALYLDMHETGFGPHGLVAGTTGSGKSELLQSIIVSQAIHYHPHDIAFVLIDYKGGGMADVFKGMPHLVGTITNLDGNQTTRALLSIKSELMRRQRVFSEYGVNNIDKYQKLFYSKNVKGDMPAIPHLIMIADEFAELKQDQPDFMKELVSTARVGRSLGVHLILATQKPAGVVDDQIWSNSKFKICLKVQDEADSRDVIKRPDAAMIKEPGRAYIQVGNDEIFELFQSAYSGADYDPKGELQKQENKTKRIYKVALNGRSEQIFPLEEEKFSPNESASQLHAMVEYITETAKQYGISPMKGPWLPPLPEVVYLDLLLPNSLADGRWPQQQKLLSVPVGIMDDPRGQRQEALEIDFASEGNLFVYGTPGTGKTVFLKTLCLSLALMYPPDDVNIYIMDFGGSSLKAMEKLPHVGGVMTLEQEDKIDQFMRFMFRVMEDRRTLFQNNGSEGFNDYRRSGRKLPAFIVIIDNYFALSETYEDFDAQMVLLAREGFKYGIYMVATATNSALVRYKFSVNFKMAISFQMTEKSEYDGIVGRTEGLEPAKVAGRGLVRGKPPLEFQTSLPEYQHTATELILKRMEALNLTGAAPIPVMPSTIDLRQLNNNTEQLAIGLGNNDLQPVFIDLLATPVLMIAGEAMSGKSTLLVSWMKLLSEKQDLEVYALDSSAMGIYELIQQSYVTDLSNVDDLDNFIDGIKEQLETRRSELLSCRMSGGDVGALMKQWKQIIFVIDRLSEFTSGDKYMLHELIERIVKQERGMKVAVLAADNTNDLTSNWDSLGKTIREEQTGILLGRMKEQNLYNVSLPYGIQEKDGEQGDGYLIVKNKYTGLRCAVWSKENRVNAGVGV from the coding sequence ATGAGCTATGAATTCAGTCGTCAGCCCCGTTTTCTACCGGATATGCCCCGGGGAGAAATTGATGTTCCTAATCCACCTATGATTAACGAGAAACCAGAGATCTCTTGGTTCGGAATATTGCTTCCACCTATCGTAATGTTGATTATTACCGTATTAATCGCAATGACTTCACAGTCCATCTATTTACTGATCTCAGTTGCGACCACAGTAATGACACTGATTGGCTCATTGACAGGAGCAACTTCTCAGATTCGGAAATATAAGCTAAAGAAGAAGGAACGGGAAGAAAAATATCTTCAATTTATAACCGATGTCCGCAGCGATTTGTCGATAGCTCGCGAACAACAGGTGAAAGCCATGAATGAAATGAGCCCGGATCCTGCGGAATGTGTGCAACGAATCTCGCGCAGGGATAACAAGCTATGGGAAAAAACGCCTTCACATAATGATTTTCTGGCTCTGCGGATCGGGGTGGGAAGTGTACCCCTGGAACTGCACATCAAATACACCAAACAGGCGATCATCCTTGAAACAGACCCGCTGCTGATGGAGCCGCAGAGATTGGCCATGGAATTTGAGAAGGTCCCGAACGTTCCTATAACGGTTAATCTGTTGACTACCGAAATATGCGGGATTGCCGGTGAAAGCGATAAAACAGCTGTGCTAATAAAACTGATGCTGCTACAGCTTGTGACTCATCATGGTTATGACGATGTCAGGGTTATTGTTCTTGCCGCAGAGGATGAATTGGAGAAATGGGATTGGCTGAAATTTGTACCCCACCTATGGGATGACGGTTTTAATATCAGATTTCTTTTATGTGGTAAAGCCATTGCCCATCAGACCTTGTCCGAGATTTATGGCTCTTTGAAGGAGCGGGAGATGAGGTCTTTGAGCGGTGGTGTATTGCCCCATTATCTCTTTATTGTAGAGGACGCTTCCTTACTTGAGAATGAGCTAATCAGTAAATATTTGTACAACGGCAGTGTAAAGCTTGGAGTATCAACCCTTTTTATCGCCAAGAATTCCGCTTATTTGCCCATGAACTGTAAAACGGTTATTCATTTAAACGGAAAAAACGGTGAAATGGCCAATCGATTAACCGGGGAGAAGATCGTATTTACTCCGGATCAGGCAGATATAAAAGATTTAGATCTAGTCGCCAGAAAGCTCGCACCGCTACGAATCAAAAATTCAAGTGCTAATTTCTCACTTCCATCCTCCATCACACTGATGGAAATGCTACAGAACGAAAAGGTATCTGAAGTAAATGTAATGTTGAACTGGACCCGCAACAAAACCTATATGGGCATGAGTGTACCTATAGGGGTGAGGGCTGGTGGAGAAGCTTTATATTTAGACATGCATGAGACGGGGTTCGGGCCCCATGGTCTTGTAGCCGGGACAACAGGTTCTGGCAAAAGTGAATTATTACAAAGTATCATCGTATCCCAAGCCATTCATTACCATCCGCATGATATTGCTTTTGTTCTTATTGATTATAAAGGGGGCGGCATGGCAGATGTATTCAAGGGAATGCCTCATCTGGTCGGTACCATTACGAATTTGGATGGGAATCAAACGACGAGAGCGCTGCTATCTATCAAAAGTGAGCTCATGCGGCGGCAACGTGTCTTCTCGGAATATGGCGTGAACAATATTGATAAATACCAGAAATTATTTTATAGCAAAAATGTAAAAGGTGACATGCCAGCCATTCCCCATCTGATTATGATTGCGGATGAGTTCGCGGAGCTTAAGCAGGATCAACCGGATTTCATGAAAGAGCTTGTAAGTACGGCCCGGGTAGGTCGAAGCCTTGGCGTCCATTTGATCCTTGCCACCCAGAAGCCTGCCGGCGTAGTGGATGACCAGATATGGAGTAACTCGAAATTTAAAATATGTCTTAAAGTGCAGGATGAGGCTGACAGTCGGGATGTTATTAAACGTCCTGATGCGGCCATGATTAAGGAACCGGGAAGGGCGTATATACAGGTCGGAAATGATGAGATCTTTGAGTTGTTCCAATCTGCGTATTCTGGTGCTGATTATGATCCGAAAGGCGAACTGCAGAAACAGGAGAACAAGACCAAACGAATCTATAAGGTAGCTCTGAATGGTAGAAGCGAGCAGATCTTTCCGCTTGAGGAAGAGAAATTCTCCCCAAATGAGTCTGCTTCCCAACTGCATGCCATGGTTGAATACATTACAGAAACCGCCAAGCAATATGGGATTTCTCCAATGAAAGGGCCTTGGCTACCGCCACTGCCTGAAGTAGTCTACCTCGATTTATTGCTGCCGAATAGCTTAGCAGATGGTAGATGGCCGCAGCAGCAGAAACTGCTCAGTGTGCCAGTGGGGATCATGGATGATCCAAGAGGACAGAGACAGGAAGCGCTGGAGATAGATTTTGCATCTGAGGGGAATCTGTTTGTCTATGGAACGCCGGGTACAGGTAAAACCGTGTTCCTCAAAACGTTATGTTTATCGCTGGCTCTAATGTATCCGCCGGATGACGTCAATATCTATATTATGGATTTTGGCGGAAGCTCACTCAAAGCTATGGAGAAACTCCCTCATGTCGGTGGGGTAATGACACTGGAGCAAGAAGATAAAATTGACCAATTTATGCGCTTTATGTTCAGGGTTATGGAGGATCGAAGAACGCTGTTTCAAAATAATGGAAGTGAAGGGTTCAATGATTACCGTAGAAGTGGACGAAAACTGCCCGCATTTATAGTCATAATCGACAACTACTTTGCTTTATCGGAGACCTACGAAGATTTTGACGCTCAAATGGTGCTGCTGGCTCGTGAAGGTTTTAAATACGGTATTTATATGGTCGCTACAGCAACCAATAGTGCTTTGGTCAGATATAAATTTTCGGTTAACTTCAAAATGGCGATCAGCTTCCAGATGACTGAGAAGAGTGAATATGATGGTATTGTAGGACGAACGGAAGGCTTGGAACCCGCTAAGGTTGCAGGCAGAGGATTGGTAAGAGGCAAGCCGCCTTTGGAATTTCAGACTTCGCTTCCTGAATATCAACATACCGCTACCGAGCTCATCTTGAAGAGAATGGAGGCTTTGAATCTAACTGGAGCCGCACCAATTCCGGTGATGCCTTCTACGATTGATCTGCGGCAGCTCAATAATAATACAGAGCAACTGGCAATAGGCTTGGGCAACAATGATTTACAGCCTGTGTTTATAGACCTTCTTGCAACACCAGTGCTGATGATAGCTGGAGAGGCTATGTCAGGAAAGAGCACTTTACTTGTATCGTGGATGAAGCTGCTGAGCGAAAAGCAGGATCTAGAGGTATATGCGCTGGATTCATCTGCTATGGGCATTTATGAACTGATACAACAGTCTTACGTAACGGATTTATCGAACGTGGATGATTTGGACAATTTCATTGATGGGATCAAAGAACAATTGGAAACTAGACGCAGTGAGCTTCTCTCATGCAGAATGTCCGGTGGTGACGTTGGCGCTCTGATGAAACAGTGGAAGCAGATAATCTTCGTTATTGATCGTCTAAGTGAATTTACGAGCGGAGACAAGTATATGCTGCATGAGCTGATTGAACGAATTGTGAAGCAAGAACGCGGCATGAAGGTAGCTGTTCTAGCGGCAGATAACACAAATGATCTTACCTCTAATTGGGATTCCTTGGGCAAGACTATCCGAGAGGAACAGACCGGGATCCTGCTAGGTAGAATGAAAGAACAAAATCTTTACAATGTGTCCTTACCTTACGGAATCCAGGAGAAAGATGGGGAGCAAGGTGATGGCTATCTCATTGTAAAGAATAAATATACCGGATTAAGATGTGCCGTATGGAGTAAGGAGAATCGAGTTAATGCGGGAGTAGGAGTTTAG
- a CDS encoding WXG100 family type VII secretion target: protein MAGNNLTFNPDQALGVAKSIKTKANNADTLIKQLQSEIHAVSGWWQGESQTAFIQQFDGLMPSFKEMVLCVENISKNLTQIANIKQEAEQEMASKLRGK, encoded by the coding sequence GTGGCGGGAAACAATCTTACATTTAATCCGGATCAGGCACTAGGTGTAGCTAAGTCTATTAAAACCAAAGCAAACAATGCAGATACTCTTATCAAACAATTGCAATCTGAAATTCATGCTGTTAGCGGTTGGTGGCAAGGAGAATCACAAACTGCTTTTATACAACAATTCGATGGACTTATGCCTAGTTTTAAGGAAATGGTTCTCTGTGTAGAGAACATCAGTAAGAACCTAACGCAAATTGCTAACATCAAGCAAGAAGCCGAGCAAGAAATGGCAAGTAAACTGCGTGGAAAATAA
- a CDS encoding DUF5050 domain-containing protein yields MNGNLQSGGLILKADESLFITDIKNYSGTYSLDRANDQAVPIHYEGLFWFMNEAGNFLYYSDQLKGNVLCKLDIVKQHSEVLLDKPCYQLQRHEDWIYYIHEEDHRLYRCSTSGKRDMRLIDEHVESFLLYEGQIYYATPNGIKRSTESGEASEKISELVTSLLIRIGNKLCFSDAENGHRLTLLDVERHTVTMVDNIVALSISTDDKYIYCANRLNDNSIYRVDPLHGGSIRISGESADYLHVLDNDLYFCSGREWHRISLFGGEAETITFIGR; encoded by the coding sequence ATGAATGGCAACCTGCAAAGTGGCGGATTAATCCTAAAGGCTGATGAATCTCTTTTTATTACGGATATTAAAAACTATTCAGGAACCTATTCTTTGGACAGAGCGAATGATCAAGCTGTGCCTATTCATTATGAGGGTTTGTTCTGGTTCATGAATGAGGCTGGCAATTTCCTTTATTACAGTGATCAGTTAAAGGGAAATGTGCTCTGTAAGCTTGATATTGTAAAGCAACATTCAGAAGTATTGTTAGACAAACCTTGTTATCAGCTTCAGCGACATGAAGATTGGATCTACTATATTCACGAGGAGGACCATCGATTATATCGCTGTTCTACTAGTGGTAAACGTGATATGAGGCTGATTGATGAGCATGTGGAGAGTTTTCTCTTGTACGAAGGACAAATCTACTATGCTACACCAAATGGGATTAAGAGGAGCACAGAATCCGGTGAGGCAAGTGAAAAGATTAGTGAATTGGTTACAAGTTTACTGATTCGGATAGGAAATAAGCTGTGTTTTTCAGATGCCGAGAATGGACATCGCTTGACGCTACTTGATGTGGAGCGTCATACGGTAACTATGGTAGACAATATAGTTGCCCTTAGTATAAGCACGGATGACAAATATATTTATTGTGCTAACCGATTAAATGACAACAGTATATATCGCGTAGATCCATTGCATGGAGGGAGTATTCGAATATCTGGGGAAAGCGCGGACTATTTACATGTTCTGGACAATGATCTTTATTTTTGCAGTGGTCGTGAATGGCATCGAATCTCTCTATTTGGTGGAGAGGCGGAGACAATAACCTTTATAGGAAGGTAG
- a CDS encoding Mbeg1-like protein — MDDTLTEVELKQISQLVYLDILNIKDLEKTYALYKKITLGEVLNFYASPAGQQQLKERFPDDLNGVKEYKQWNDLIEQMNISDYQNWEISNIVSHNKKEESGFVAFTVDTKNGAKVAAFRGSEPMDNPLYHNDWKNNGTTAYALESLQQAEAKEYMDNFKIDAGYELFLTGHSLGGNLALYSSFILPENLRNQLTSASTFNAPGFNGILLDKHRATIDELNENDKIKEFRNKNDIVPALFQNPSAGIYIDTESERNTVLPHHSLFSLKIDGNNESFQRSESQTRALVPNLVHNITVGLEIVPGPLKEALVEGIFKVLDGEVDLRPLAFAGIAVVGLLMVTVGPVAVVTAAITAALAALVVTIKALVALYVIGFVIDSVIPWIEQKVEDIKERVVSFYNQSVEFVTNMVTEAVRVTNLIGDKIEEFSQKVKHAVSDFMTKLKEGFNRFVENAIQYIEAQKEYWISVKDKAMKKMGDIFQSVKSKIKKTKEEFIAGVRTIKDSAISKVKSTVTKTITKIAVASASVIQGAKILANMDKLESLQKSLVRKEESIAEAVERILSIASGVSSNVGRTYSESYVQAQLREVQRLSNEVRTQKNRVTTAINGKTAGLRYTVTKYREIESKIVAAARASTTTIHLN; from the coding sequence ATGGACGATACGCTTACAGAGGTAGAGTTAAAGCAGATCTCACAACTTGTTTATTTAGATATACTCAACATTAAGGATTTGGAAAAAACATATGCATTATATAAAAAAATCACTCTCGGCGAAGTTCTCAACTTCTACGCTTCTCCCGCAGGTCAGCAACAATTAAAAGAACGCTTTCCTGACGATCTTAACGGAGTCAAAGAATACAAGCAGTGGAATGATCTCATAGAGCAGATGAATATATCTGATTATCAGAATTGGGAAATCTCCAATATCGTCTCTCATAATAAAAAAGAGGAATCAGGTTTTGTTGCATTTACAGTAGATACCAAGAACGGGGCAAAGGTAGCGGCGTTCCGGGGTAGTGAACCAATGGATAACCCGCTTTACCATAATGACTGGAAAAACAACGGAACAACTGCATATGCCCTTGAATCTTTACAACAGGCGGAAGCTAAAGAATATATGGATAATTTCAAAATAGATGCGGGTTATGAATTGTTTCTGACTGGGCACTCGCTAGGAGGTAATCTAGCCCTATATTCCTCTTTTATATTACCTGAGAATTTACGGAATCAACTAACTTCCGCATCAACGTTTAATGCACCGGGATTTAATGGAATCTTGCTTGATAAACACAGGGCCACTATAGATGAATTGAATGAGAATGACAAAATTAAAGAGTTCAGAAATAAAAATGACATCGTTCCGGCCTTATTTCAAAATCCATCAGCAGGTATTTACATTGATACTGAATCTGAAAGGAATACCGTGCTGCCACATCATTCCTTATTCTCACTGAAGATCGACGGGAACAATGAGTCTTTTCAACGTTCAGAGTCACAGACTCGGGCTTTGGTTCCTAACCTTGTGCATAATATTACAGTTGGTTTAGAAATTGTGCCGGGGCCACTAAAGGAAGCATTGGTTGAAGGGATTTTTAAAGTATTGGATGGGGAAGTAGATCTGCGACCATTAGCGTTTGCGGGAATAGCCGTAGTTGGGCTTTTAATGGTGACTGTTGGGCCCGTTGCAGTTGTTACTGCGGCGATTACTGCAGCGTTAGCTGCGCTCGTTGTCACTATAAAAGCTCTGGTTGCGCTTTATGTGATTGGTTTTGTAATTGACAGTGTGATTCCCTGGATTGAGCAAAAGGTGGAGGATATCAAGGAGAGAGTGGTCTCCTTTTATAATCAAAGTGTTGAATTTGTAACGAATATGGTGACAGAAGCTGTCCGAGTGACTAATTTGATCGGTGATAAAATTGAGGAGTTTTCACAAAAGGTAAAGCACGCAGTCTCTGATTTTATGACGAAATTAAAAGAGGGCTTTAATCGTTTTGTAGAGAATGCCATTCAGTATATTGAAGCTCAGAAGGAATATTGGATTAGTGTAAAAGACAAAGCAATGAAGAAAATGGGGGATATATTCCAAAGTGTAAAATCTAAAATTAAGAAAACTAAGGAAGAATTTATCGCTGGCGTACGCACGATTAAAGATTCAGCGATCAGCAAAGTCAAATCGACCGTAACGAAAACCATAACGAAGATTGCAGTTGCATCTGCTAGTGTCATTCAAGGAGCCAAGATTTTGGCGAATATGGATAAACTGGAGAGTCTGCAGAAAAGTCTGGTGCGTAAGGAAGAGAGCATTGCTGAAGCCGTCGAGAGGATATTATCTATAGCTTCTGGAGTCAGTTCTAACGTGGGCAGGACTTACAGTGAATCTTATGTTCAAGCTCAATTAAGAGAAGTTCAACGTTTAAGCAATGAAGTCCGGACACAGAAAAATCGTGTAACAACAGCGATTAACGGAAAAACTGCAGGTTTAAGATACACAGTTACAAAATATCGAGAGATTGAATCCAAAATTGTTGCAGCTGCCCGTGCAAGTACTACCACAATACATCTTAACTAA
- a CDS encoding WXG100 family type VII secretion target, with amino-acid sequence MSVSPSEIRGNASQIHSLINEVNSTSKKLQSDYTQSASYWTGTASKAFQSEYNELDSEMKTLLTMLDRLESGVQRVASEVIRAEQEREEKRRLAEKAAQEALKQKQLEKQKQSQK; translated from the coding sequence GTGTCAGTTAGTCCATCAGAAATCAGGGGAAACGCTTCACAAATCCATAGTCTAATCAATGAAGTGAACAGTACTTCAAAAAAACTGCAAAGTGATTATACACAATCGGCCAGCTATTGGACCGGTACGGCTTCTAAAGCATTTCAAAGTGAATACAACGAGCTGGATAGCGAAATGAAGACCCTGCTTACAATGCTGGATAGGCTCGAAAGTGGGGTCCAAAGAGTGGCTTCAGAAGTGATCCGTGCTGAACAGGAAAGAGAAGAAAAGCGAAGACTAGCAGAGAAAGCGGCGCAAGAGGCACTGAAACAAAAGCAATTAGAAAAGCAAAAGCAAAGCCAGAAGTAA
- a CDS encoding Mbeg1-like protein produces MKLTEQQYITLASVVEAADGLELTDSLAFAGAAAYAYRDEHDDRLIIFTYKGKDWLADLQSLLSGQSSMPEEASRFLLKNKGEKDCQVTGYSMGGALALYAAAVNEGIGGVVFDAPGIANILTAEQRGKLQVKNIVAYNSLVSALGKHNEEIVFAKSGIEETEFLIPDSLWQRYTFDSEGSVIIGEKGNAYALLSKINILTEEHTPVFDAVMSGFGDTVGLTESASDHLGYVIFTLIDQLDVGKVRGALIEIAHKYERMLDAKFSEWRTEMNNIPESFLFDDIRAKFEQLSEASMLEAAGIAEELNEITQAVLSILLICSPVGDKLMDHVEEWLNKLTNALMERMEKLTNQMTLHLDKVVETTMNQMLKFPELKLDFEF; encoded by the coding sequence GTGAAGCTGACCGAACAACAATACATAACACTGGCATCAGTTGTAGAAGCAGCAGACGGTCTCGAACTGACGGATAGTCTGGCTTTTGCTGGTGCAGCAGCCTATGCCTATAGAGATGAGCATGATGATAGATTAATTATCTTTACATATAAAGGAAAAGATTGGCTTGCGGATCTGCAGTCTCTGTTAAGCGGTCAGAGCAGCATGCCGGAGGAAGCATCAAGATTTTTATTAAAAAACAAAGGGGAGAAGGATTGCCAGGTTACTGGTTATTCCATGGGCGGTGCCTTAGCTCTTTATGCAGCAGCGGTTAATGAGGGGATTGGTGGTGTGGTATTCGACGCACCAGGTATAGCAAACATTCTGACTGCGGAGCAAAGGGGAAAGCTTCAGGTTAAAAATATTGTGGCTTATAACAGTCTTGTATCCGCGTTAGGCAAACACAACGAAGAGATTGTATTTGCTAAATCGGGTATAGAAGAAACGGAATTTCTAATTCCTGATTCGCTTTGGCAGCGCTATACCTTTGACTCTGAGGGGAGCGTGATTATAGGTGAAAAAGGGAATGCCTATGCTTTGCTATCCAAGATTAATATCCTAACGGAAGAGCATACGCCTGTTTTTGATGCTGTTATGAGTGGATTTGGGGATACCGTCGGACTAACAGAATCTGCATCGGATCATTTGGGTTACGTGATATTTACCTTAATAGATCAGTTGGATGTAGGAAAAGTGCGAGGTGCACTGATTGAAATTGCCCACAAATATGAACGAATGTTGGATGCGAAGTTCAGCGAGTGGAGAACCGAAATGAATAATATTCCGGAATCCTTCTTATTCGATGACATCCGTGCGAAATTTGAACAACTATCTGAAGCATCCATGCTAGAGGCAGCGGGAATAGCAGAAGAGCTTAATGAAATCACGCAAGCTGTCTTATCCATCCTGCTGATTTGCAGTCCGGTAGGGGATAAGCTGATGGACCATGTAGAGGAATGGTTGAATAAACTGACAAATGCCCTCATGGAACGTATGGAGAAACTAACGAACCAAATGACATTACATCTCGATAAGGTGGTTGAAACAACCATGAATCAAATGCTCAAATTTCCAGAATTGAAGCTGGATTTTGAGTTCTGA
- a CDS encoding ATPase, T2SS/T4P/T4SS family yields MQQKVLHQVGPKENMEDLASKYTTISFDEALELCQKYITKITTHAYRRENDPARKREMTKAYINEFVDAQKPSVEGFYDLAELKNALTNEITHYGPITKAMEDPSIDEIRANGPDQIFVESGGRSLQWDQNFTDRDHMERIIAKLIGISKVRLIPKIPMVNARTIEGYRVNATHAEISPYDQPAFVIRKFSKKSIVPKMLIENKSFSSNMYKLLSLIPKSDLSWITVGPTGSGKTTLNEILVKEINPLSRIITIENPSEMRLIQREDNSEHGRVLNDVLQYESVPDDDDSSPATMENLLINAMRQSPHWIGPGELRTPGEFATALRAAQTGHYFFSTLHAEGDKEAIFRFLTAYLMASNEPAELALRNICSAVKFVIFQEKLADGTRKVTSISEILGSDGLNPLINQIYRFDCDDVIEEMIEGKKMIKIVGRHLRVGKISENVQQLMLKAGIKKSRFEFFTKDPLEGETEVYEFDEYNFNH; encoded by the coding sequence ATGCAGCAAAAAGTACTGCATCAGGTAGGGCCGAAGGAGAACATGGAGGATCTGGCTAGTAAATATACGACCATAAGCTTTGATGAGGCTTTGGAGTTATGCCAAAAATATATTACGAAAATAACGACACATGCCTATAGGCGAGAAAACGACCCTGCTCGAAAACGCGAAATGACTAAGGCATACATAAATGAATTTGTAGACGCGCAGAAACCTTCTGTCGAGGGATTTTATGATCTAGCAGAGTTGAAAAACGCACTCACCAATGAAATCACTCACTATGGTCCCATTACCAAGGCTATGGAGGACCCTAGTATAGATGAAATCAGAGCCAACGGGCCTGATCAAATCTTTGTGGAAAGCGGCGGAAGAAGCCTGCAGTGGGATCAAAATTTTACAGATCGTGATCATATGGAACGGATTATCGCCAAGCTTATAGGTATCTCCAAGGTTCGGCTGATTCCAAAGATACCCATGGTAAATGCCAGAACGATTGAGGGATATCGTGTGAATGCCACTCATGCTGAGATCTCACCGTATGATCAACCGGCGTTTGTGATCCGAAAGTTCAGCAAGAAGAGTATTGTTCCAAAAATGCTCATTGAGAATAAATCCTTCTCCTCAAATATGTATAAATTATTGTCTTTGATCCCGAAATCAGACTTATCTTGGATTACAGTGGGACCGACAGGAAGCGGAAAGACAACGCTAAATGAAATTCTTGTGAAGGAGATCAATCCTCTATCAAGGATTATTACCATTGAAAATCCTTCGGAGATGAGATTGATTCAAAGAGAAGATAACAGCGAACACGGTAGAGTGCTGAATGATGTGTTGCAATACGAGTCGGTCCCTGATGATGATGACTCAAGCCCAGCGACTATGGAAAATTTGCTTATTAATGCGATGAGACAGTCACCTCACTGGATTGGACCAGGGGAGCTTCGAACACCCGGTGAATTCGCCACAGCGCTTCGAGCAGCACAGACGGGACACTATTTCTTTTCCACCCTTCATGCAGAGGGGGATAAGGAAGCGATCTTTAGATTTCTAACGGCCTATCTAATGGCCTCTAATGAGCCAGCGGAACTTGCTCTACGAAATATCTGCAGTGCTGTGAAATTTGTAATCTTTCAAGAGAAACTGGCAGATGGTACTCGTAAAGTGACTTCAATTTCAGAGATTTTGGGCTCAGATGGCTTGAATCCACTGATTAATCAAATCTATAGATTTGATTGTGATGATGTTATTGAAGAGATGATTGAAGGCAAGAAGATGATCAAAATTGTTGGCAGACATTTACGTGTAGGAAAGATCTCGGAGAATGTACAGCAGCTAATGCTCAAGGCCGGAATTAAGAAAAGCAGGTTTGAGTTCTTTACCAAGGATCCGTTGGAGGGCGAAACAGAGGTGTACGAATTCGATGAATACAACTTTAATCATTAG
- a CDS encoding EsaB/YukD family protein, translating to MVTFQTDTGLRMDLKVPVFVTIEELLDMLTESLSLKERSGAKLQAEPLGRILSNSKTLDQEGVAQGALLTLI from the coding sequence ATGGTTACTTTTCAAACGGATACAGGTCTAAGAATGGACCTAAAAGTCCCGGTGTTTGTGACTATAGAAGAACTGTTAGACATGTTAACGGAGTCCTTGAGCTTAAAGGAGAGAAGCGGGGCTAAGCTTCAGGCTGAGCCATTAGGCAGAATATTAAGTAATAGTAAAACCTTGGATCAAGAAGGTGTAGCCCAAGGCGCACTGCTCACACTTATCTGA